The following proteins are encoded in a genomic region of Odontesthes bonariensis isolate fOdoBon6 chromosome 19, fOdoBon6.hap1, whole genome shotgun sequence:
- the LOC142368719 gene encoding uncharacterized protein LOC142368719, with protein MPVTHVRAKKHRAQEGSRWHCCKDCGKVIKRSNLRYHQRLHTGEKPYSCGQCGAAFTGISDLKRHQRIHTGEKPFICGQCEAAFTRLSDLKRHQRIHSGEKPYSCGQCGSAFTTLASLKTHQRIHTGEKPFICGQCGAAFTALSSLKTHQRIHSGERPYICGQCGAAFNQLSNLNTHQRIHSGEKHFICGQCGAAFTHLSHLKTHQRIHTGVKPFSCGQCGAAFTQSSHLKTHQCIHTRVKPFICGQCGAAFTTSGSLKTHQRSHTGEKPYSCGQCGAAFTALSSLKTHQRSHTGEKPYTCGQCGAAFTALSSLKTHQRSHTGEKPFICGQCGAAFTASGNLKRHQRCHTAEKLLA; from the exons atgCCGGTAACCCACGTCCGGGCGAAG aaacatagagcccaagagggatccagatggcactgctgtaaggactgtgggaaagttatcaaacgatcaaatctgaggtatcatcagaggcttcatactggagagaagccatacagctgtggtcagtgtggggcagctttcactggaatatctgatctaaagagacaccaacgtattcacacaggagagaaacctttcatctgtggtcagtgtgaagcagctttcactagattatctgatctaaagagacaccaacgtattcactcaggagagaagccatacagctgtggtcagtgtgggtcagctttcactacattagctagtctaaagacacaccaacgtattcacacaggagagaaacctttcatctgtggtcagtgtggggcagctttcactgcattatctagtctaaagacacaccaacgtattcactcaggagagaggCCTTatatctgtggtcagtgtggggcagctttcaatcaattatctaatctaaatacacaccaacgtattcactcaggagagaaacatttcatctgtggtcagtgtggggcagctttcactcatttatctcatctaaagacgcaccaacgtattcacacaggagtgaaacctttcagctgtggtcagtgtggggcagctttcactcaatcatctcatctaaagacacaccaatgTATTCACACACGagtgaaacctttcatctgtggtcagtgtggggcagctttcactacatcaGGTAGTCTTAAGACACACCagcgtagtcacacaggagagaagccatacagctgtggtcaatgtggggcagctttcactgcattatctagtctaaagacacaccaacgtagtcacacaggagagaagccatacacctgtggtcagtgtggggcagctttcactgcattatctagtctaaagacacaccaacgtagtcacacaggagagaaacctttcatctgtggccagtgtggggcagctttcactgcatcaggtaatctaaagagacaccaacgttgtcacactgcagagaaattattggcataa